The sequence below is a genomic window from Lolium perenne isolate Kyuss_39 chromosome 7, Kyuss_2.0, whole genome shotgun sequence.
gcgattggATGAGATtattcatgtaatagcataagattgttagggcatagtgcctagtatccgttgttggtacttttatgatattgttgcaacttgttatgcttaatgcttgtcactagggtccgagtgccatgatttcagatctgaacatgttattgatcttacctgcaagttgtatacacatattgctgtccggaacccgaggccccaaagtgacagaaattgggacaaccagaggggaaggctgtgatatgaggatcacatgtgttcacagagtgttaatgctttgctccggtactctattaaaaggagtaccttaattaccagtagattccctagaggcccggctgccaccggctggtaggacaaaagatgttgtgcaaatttctcattgcgagcacgtacgactatatacggaacacatgcctatggttatttagtacttggatactgttttattattatctgcaaatgccttgccttgattgttacatgagttctcttatccatgcaccaACCGTTCATCCattcctgtgcctacagtattttaatcctgctgtttactataatcactactgctgtctttattacactgctgcttatatttcactactgctactgctataaaactgttgctactgataaactattgcgagcaagtatgtttccaggtgcagctgaattgacaactccgttgttaaggcttacaaatattctttggctcccattgtgtcgaatcaataaattgggttttacttccctcgaagactgttgcgatcccctatacttgtgggtcatcatggcgCTGGTGGCGGAGGCCTGGGTGGCGCTGGCAGCGGAAGTTTGGGCGGCGCTGGCGGTGGTAGACAAAATTTCTGAGGGGATTCAACCACACGACATAACCTCAAGATGTCGTTTTCGTGATTCGATGGTGAGAACCCACAGATTTGGAAGGATAAATGCTTAGATTATTTCCGCTTGTTCAATGTCAACCCTGCTCTCTGGCTGGTATCGGCGACTCTGCATATGGACGGCAATGCCGCTCTCTGGTTGAAGGCGTACCGGCTCCGTCACGAGGTGTCTTCATGGCCAGTTCTGATGGCTGCAATCATGGAGAAATTTGGTGCAGACGATTATCGAAAGTATCTGAAACAATTGCTAGCTCTCAAGCAGAAAGGCAGCGTTGAGGAGTACCAACTGCAATTTGAAGCCCTGTCTTACCACGTATCAATGGCAAATCCTCATTATGACGAACAGTTCTTCGTGTCTCAGTTCATCAAGGGCCTGAAATCCGAGCTCCGAGCGGCAGTAGAAACTCAGGTACCACAGACTGTGGAACGAGCTATTCTTCTCGCTCGTGTCCAGGAGGAAGTGTTGGCAGAAGCAAAACCTTGGGCAGCCAAGCAGTACCAGTACCCTCGAATTGAACAAGGTGGAATGAAATCCGACACTGTCAAGCCTATGATGAAGCTGGGCAATGGCGATTTCTGGAAAGACAGGCAGCTCCGCGACTACAGGCGAGCTAACAATCTTTGTTTTCGTTGTGGCGAGAAATATGATCCTGCTCACGAGTGCAACAGTAAGAAGCCTGTTGAATTGCATCACCTGGAACAGGAAGACACGCCAGAGATTCTATCAGAGGAAGTGCTGAATATGATGGAAATGCATGACTTGGCCCAGGCTCAACAACTCAGTCTATCAATAAATGCTATGGCTGGTACAGATGGGGCAGAAACTTTGAGGCTCCGGGCTATGGTGGGAAATCAGATGATGTTAATTTTGGTTGATTCAGGCAGCAGTACAAGTTTCTTGAATGCTGCCATGGTAAATAGGATTCAGTGCACTACTCAGTCCATCTCTCCTGTCTCAATCAAATTAGCTAATGGACAATATCTGCAATGCAATCAGATGGTACCTGCTTTATCTTGGTGGTGTCAGGGAGAGACGTTCAACACTGATATGAAAGTTATAGAACTGGGAGCCTATGATGCTATTTTAGGGATTGATTGGTTGAAGCAACACAGTCCCATGGTGACTGATTGGGCAAATGATTGCTTGTCTTTTCCCTATAACAACAAATTCATTACTCTCAGAGGTATGTCTGCACCAAATGTCGACAGTATCAGAGAACTGCCTATTGAACAACTTATCAAGTGGTACAAAGGAAACGAGGTTTGGGCAATGGCCATTGTGAAACCAGATTGTGACATGACTAACACGGAAATGCCTGATGAATTCAACAAGTTCTACACACATTCTCTGACGTGTTTGCTACACCAACAGACTTACCTCCTGAGAGGCAATATGACCATGCTATTCCTCTTAAGCCTGATGCAATGCCCTTTAACAGCAAACCATATAGGTATTCTCCTGCTCACAAGGATGAGATTGAGAGGCAAATAAAAGAAATGTTAGATGCTGGCATTATTACACACAGTGTGTCTCCTTATGCTTCTCATGTGCTTTTGGTGCAAAAGAAAGATGGCTCCTGGCGATTCTGTGTGGACTATCGTCGACTGAATGAAATTACCATCAAGAACATCTTTCCAATGCCGGTGATTGATGAGCTTCTTGATGAGCTAGCTGGAGCTAAGATATTTTCCAAGTTGGATCTAAgggcaggctaccaccagatcagAATGCTGCCAACGGATGAGTTTAAAACTGCTTTTAAAACTCATCAGGGTCATTATCAGTTCCGAGTCATGCCTTTTGGGTTGTGCAACGCACCAGCCACATTCCAATGTGTGATGAATGAAGTTCTCACACCCTGCCTCAGGAAGTCGGTCTTAGTGTTTATGGACGACATTCTTGTATATAGTACCTCAATTGCAGAACATGTACACCATTTGACAGAGGTACTGACTATTCTACGCCAGCACCAGCTATATGTCAAAGAGAACAAGTGCTCCTTTGCTTGTAGTAGTTTAGAATACCTGGGACATATTATCTCTGCTGAGGGAGTCGCCACTGACCCCAAGAAGACTGAAGCAATGGTAAAATGGCCTCTTCCCAATTCTATTACTGACTTGAGAGGATTTCTGGGGCTCACTGGATACTACAGGAAGTTTGTGAAAAACtatgtttgtaacatcccaaaaatatcaacacaaaacaaatgaatttccctttttcaaattttggaactaacaaaaacttttattcaattaagtttgatccatagcaatcttgcttaattcttgtgctattgccatgattacttgttgttagtatttgaaatgatcttaaaccctaaacctcacccgtcTTTTCATCACCCTAGTTAaaaaaaagaatttaaataagaaaaaggcatatgtgcctatggctattttttataaatctttaccctagaccctactactttgtttagaggtttgtaaaaacttcataaaccttacctagcACCTATCAAACCCAACCCAAAGTAAATCCAAggaaaataaaaaggaaactaAAAAtgtcatagaggcatatgagagataaatgcaaatttgtgaaattgaggatcttgaccctaggacttgttgtgaatggtgggattacTCCTATATACCCTTTCAACACTCAAAAACCCCAAttaggtcaagccaagtcaaattaaaaatcaaatgcaacctaTGCATAgatgcatatgtggcacttagccatttttccCAAATCTTGTTCTAAGCATCTagaccttacccaaatggtgtgaaaccctcCTTAAACTTAATCTCACATCACATGGACCCTAGACCTTGCCCAAATAAagccaagaaaaataaaataagaaatcaAGAAATTTGGatttcacctcttatgtgtttatggccatttttcacaaatctttgaactataccaatttgaatagtttcaattgttgggaaatgtttctaaacccataagaatcactttagagtcaagaaatatcaaatcaaatggagagaaatcaattagtaagaaaatcccaatttcactcacatacacataaggccaattttgcaaatcttcaccaaaggccaccattgcttgatctattgcttggagaatacttatatatgataaacaaacacaattgcatcaaagaaaccagaatcaaatcaaaagaaaaatcaaatttcaataacatgtgataatggtcatttgggccatttataatttcttccccactttgcacccatttatcttttgtttctgcaaccaaacttggtcaaccattgccatgtcatccaagaccaagtgatggtgaacaactttcatgttgaccaccatggctaactttgaccaggttgaccagtagagatttgacaagtggagactttgaaactatgagaagatcataccaaatttgaaactttgcaaatcttcaccaaaatgaataccaccaccaccattctatcaccTTATTTATAtaattgagctccaccaaaaatatttccaaaattccaacattttcttcatgcggccattaacACAAACACCTGGCAGGCACAATTCTGAAAATACAACACATGCTTATACCCACTGGATTTTAGCCTAAACTTCTTTTGCTTTGTGATCATCAACCTACTGGTACCCTCCctgcatcatcctatgccctGCAACCCTGAAGAAAGTGAGGCCATGATCAATTTTCATCCAGGCCGAGCCTCATGCCATCACCATGCCACCTATCCTCATCTGCTCTCTCTGGCCCCTTGTACCATGTCAACTAGCTTCTCTGCACTACCCTAAGCACGCTCGTACCAGCCCTAAGCAAAGACACGCACGCTagtggccagaacgcgcgcgcccagtacctcgccacggcgtgccagcgcacgcggtgagcgcgcccagacgacgccctggacgcgccagcacgccctcgtccttctctccctctcccaCTTGGCACGCACGCTCGTCACGCCCACAGCTACCCCCTGGACATGCTCGCTAGCTCGCCCAAGCCTTGTCGCCATCGCCATGATCGACGTTCTGCCGCACCCGTACTGCGAGCACTCGACGACGCCAgcacgccctcgtcctccccttgcTGCACCCTTCACGCGCGTCGTACTCGCCATGATCTCGCCTACCTCGCGCGCCCCttagcttgccccttcgcgccctggagCGACCTCGTCGTCGTCAACCCTTCACAGCACCCGCCGGCCTCCTCaaccctctataaatagagcttcCCCGCCCCTTCTTCCTTCACATCATCTGctcccctccctctcctcgacctcctccacctcttctccctGCGGATTACGCCACAGAGAGCTCCAATTTCATCGCCGACCACCGCCACAGTAGCTCCGCACCGCCGTCAAATTAGCCCACCTCAATctccgccgccggtaccagtcgacgtctcgtcatcgacaacgtcgcctagCCTCCGCGccagccccgcgggaacctccgtcacgccgtcgaccccctacctcgccggcgcagcaagtCCTCTCCCCCGACGGTGACGACGAAGCCCCACCGTCGATCCTCGATCTAATCGGACGGCGCACGTTGCCAGGTACCGTTTCGGCGTTAAAGACTCACTGACACTTGGAGCCCACATGTCAGCTGGCCAGCGGCTGTGAAACGTTACTGGGCTGTTGTTTCTCTTTTTTTCAAACCAATTAGGCCCATttcgtttcccgcctagcccatttagCCAGTTTCGATTTAATTTGATTCAGTAAATTTTCAACACTGGATACTTGCTATaaattgaatattttcaaatctacctatccaaatctggtgattcaaaatgttttggaaagcttaggaaatgcttgatccaaccccattggattcaaccccatatcttgtgtagaatttgaatagcaaaaagaacaaaacagggactttacagtattcaaataaatcttaaaaatcaaccaatttgaattttgaagtgaatccaattgcaataattcacttttaacCCACTCTAATTTAGTATGTAAAAATATAGCATAGGTTCTgttcatgatcatgggctagaagcaaatattggctatgtagtcaatgtctagcccatttaaactatttcaaattttaggaatttaaatctatgaggtgtagcacctcattcaaatcattttctcaagtgatataaagtaatgtgttgacctttaattgcttaggctcatacttgctcacttgtagattgtaattcaaaatagtatttaaagtACAATGGTTATTTTAATTCACATGAGTTAATGAAGCTCATTTAAAACTTGTTTCTCAAATAATGAgtgtgaaatgttgactttggtcaacatgtgatcatccctggttgtttgagaatattaaatcttaagaagattcaatgagaggaaattatttctcacaaactaaagagaaaccctaactcatttttaatgagaggaaattattttcctattattaaataaggaaaccctagaataattcttggataaatgttaagtagtgatgctagatcaatggtgtgagccattaaggctaattaggactacttaagtattgtttggtgattgtatcctcgtattcatttatagacgctagtaccggagactatcaagaggaagaggttttctaccaagaggaagagcaagagaactttgatcacatcaccaaccaaggcaagctattaccaatgcaagctagactaatgcaagctattttgttTGAAAGattttaccaatgcaagctactttgtgcaaagctctacaagagcaaggcaccattacattttactttatggtcctatcccaagtttttactttacaagttttcttgtattttatttatcaaagttacttttgagTTAtgtttcacttggtttagttatagagtagtacaagagcatcacacttagcctagcaagctccaagacacttagcacccctcatatctagttgctagtgctaaagattaaaagtgactactctagttgggaacttgtgatttgaaatgactttgaaaaccttggaatgaagagtcattctattgaaagcttTTGAAGGTGAGTGTGACCGGTGAATGAttttggtgaaacttaccaaaaatctgatggttgggttcggatgcgataccattccaattttacaagtacccccacaatacctgaatctgggtaaggcttagctggaaacttatgtattttagtatgggttccctctgaacaagcgtcatgggggttacgccgaggctgcctccgttgaatgtgaaatgacgtgaaatgatggtgaatgtacgacccaagccctgtgcagttcccgggttgacggtttgttttcaccgggaggccaagctcatggggagaggtgcctatactagggtatgtaaatgaaaggttaggattggtagttcgcgtactgcgtacgataaatcagggccagttacccctgacgaactattgcaattgttgtggcacaagtgtacaacctctgcagagttaaacctgttcgaatagccgcgtccgcggttatggacagttggaaaggccatactgttccgtcatcagaacttttccaaaaatatgatggtgacttgtgatgtgaactgaaaggtgactttgactttgaatcacaactgagaggtgggaatgacactaatgttcccacttgagttaagttagtacaatgaagaggttttgtttattaaagtgcttacaaaataaaactggctttatgcaaatgaaactagagcttagaacccccttactatagttaatAGTatgtaccttagtattagtttgcgagtactttaaaagtactcatggctgtgtccctggctattcaaatggccagactatgaagacgggtaccagaacccggaagaaggacaacaggacgtctacgacaactaggatcactcctgacatcaacagttgcctgtggaatagatggaccaagaccgctactacttcgcttccgctatgtgttttgtatttggatctctagatcccctatgttgtaataagactggatcatgtgatccgttATCTGTAAGAcgcttatggtatgtaatgaatgatgtgttgtgatatcaatctattatgtctcgcaaaaacaatattcctgggattgcgaggaatggcataataggcatctggacttaaaaatccgggtgttgacaatgttATAATTGCAAGACCTCTAACCAACCTCCTTAAGAAGAAAGCATTTATCTGGTCTGACTCAGCTACCATAGCTTTTCAAGCCCTGAAAGAAGCAATGCAAACTACTCCTGTGCTACAATTGCCAAATTTTGAGAAGCAATTTATAGTGGAGACAGATGCTTGTGACTTGGGAATTGGTGCAGTGCTTATGCAAGACCAACATCCTATTGCTTTCCTTAGTAAACCATTGGCGATTTCACATCAACACCTACCCATATATGACAAAGAGTTCTTGGCCTTGTTGATGGCAGTAGAAAGGTGGCGTTCATACTTGCAACGCGGAGAGTTCATTATAAAGACTGATCACCACAGTTTATCGTATCTAGATGACCAGCAACTTCAGTCTCCACTTCAGAGAAAAGCTATGGAAAGGTTGATGGGGCTCCAGTTTCGCATTGTCTGCCGCAAGGGTATTGAAAATCAAGCTGCTGATGCCCTCTCCCGGGTGGGTCACCTGATGACGATACAGGCTTGCTCTGAAGTGCAACCAGCTTGGCTCCAGGAGGTAGTAAATTACTATGTAACAGACCTTGACGCGCAGCGTCGTCTCACTGAATTGGCGCTGGCAAGTCCAGATGAGCATGGATATACTCTGCATCAAGGACTAATCAGGCTGCGAGGTCGCGTGTGGTTGGGAGCTAACTCTGCCCTCCAGACGAAGGTCATTTCAGCGATGCATGCGAGCGCCATAGGGGGTCATTCGGGCGTTGAAGCCACATATCAGAGGCTAAAACGGCTGTTTGCCTGGACTGGAATGAAGACTGATGTTACAGAGTTCGTCCGTCAGTGCGATGTCTGTCAACACGCCAAGCACTCTAACAAACACCCCCAAGGTGTACTGCAGCCATTGCCGGTGCCGACTGGTGCCTGGCAAGACATAACCATCGATTTTGTCGAAGGTTTACCTCTCTCTGAAGGAGCTAATACAATCTTGGTGGTCGTTGACCGGTTTACAAAGTATGCACATT
It includes:
- the LOC139833940 gene encoding uncharacterized protein gives rise to the protein MALVAEAWVALAAEVWAALAVIWKDKCLDYFRLFNVNPALWLVSATLHMDGNAALWLKAYRLRHEVSSWPVLMAAIMEKFGADDYRKYLKQLLALKQKGSVEEYQLQFEALSYHVSMANPHYDEQFFVSQFIKGLKSELRAAVETQVPQTVERAILLARVQEEVLAEAKPWAAKQYQYPRIEQGGMKSDTVKPMMKLGNGDFWKDRQLRDYRRANNLCFRCGEKYDPAHECNSKKPVELHHLEQEDTPEILSEEVLNMMEMHDLAQAQQLSLSINAMAGTDGAETLRLRAMVGNQMMLILVDSGSSTSFLNAAMGETFNTDMKVIELGAYDAILGIDWLKQHSPMVTDWANDCLSFPYNNKFITLRGMSAPNVDSIRELPIEQLIKWYKGNEVWAMAIVKPDCDMTNTEMPDEFNKFYTHSLTKPYRYSPAHKDEIERQIKEMLDAGIITHSVSPYASHVLLVQKKDGSWRFCVDYRRLNEITIKNIFPMPVIDELLDELAGAKIFSKLDLRAGYHQIRMLPTDEFKTAFKTHQGSRS